In Candidatus Nitronauta litoralis, one DNA window encodes the following:
- a CDS encoding collagen-like protein codes for MFKRIISTIFVLMLLATSGPAFATGGGWGGGGWNGGGHGSGGWGGGGQGGGWGGGSHGDDDDDGHGGGGGHGDDDDDGHGGGGGHGDDDDDGHGGGGGGGGGGGGGCTPQGSNGNGHGGGGGSGGGGGHGGGHGCHQGPPGPQGPPGPPGPAGPAGPPGPEGPQGPQGNTGPAGPQGPQGDTGPAGPQGPQGPAGADGADGATGPAGPQGPQGDTGPAGPQGPAGADGADGATGPAGPQGPQGDTGPAGPQGPAGADGADGATGPAGPIGPAGPQGPAGADGADGATGPAGPQGPQGPAGADGADGATGPAGPQGPQGPAGADGADGATGPAGPQGPQGDTGPAGPQGPAGADGADGATGPAGPIGPAGPQGPAGPIGPAGPQGPAGADGADGATGPAGPQGPQGDAGPAGPIGPAGPQGPAGADGADGATGPAGPQGPQGDAGPAGPIGPAGPQGPAGADGADGATGPAGPQGPQGDAGPAGPIGPAGPIGPAGPQGPAGADGADGADGATGPAGPQGPQGDAGPAGPIGPAGPQGPAGADGADGADGATGPAGPQGPQGPEGQEGEPGPEGPVGPVGPVGPAGPAGPEGPPGPGLDGIRWTNIPPTDFTSANFDAVLITSLASAFSGEDGGVEAILGPFNIPHGAVIKSFKVDVTNTTQTSEVMVYRLWRFELGSATPATPLAEISSNATGTLSIAVPAGAPVNNERYAYQVEVFHPSSVAVPDGSIPVEDFELHLAAIAYEFPPPAPQP; via the coding sequence ATGTTTAAAAGAATAATTTCCACAATATTTGTGTTGATGCTGCTGGCGACCTCAGGTCCCGCATTCGCCACCGGTGGAGGCTGGGGCGGAGGTGGTTGGAATGGCGGCGGTCACGGTAGTGGCGGCTGGGGAGGCGGTGGTCAGGGTGGTGGCTGGGGAGGCGGCAGTCACGGCGATGACGACGATGATGGGCATGGCGGTGGTGGAGGCCACGGCGATGACGACGATGATGGACATGGCGGTGGTGGAGGCCACGGCGATGATGATGACGATGGTCACGGCGGCGGAGGCGGTGGCGGTGGCGGAGGCGGCGGTGGTTGTACCCCGCAAGGAAGTAACGGAAATGGTCACGGCGGTGGCGGTGGCAGTGGCGGCGGTGGCGGCCATGGCGGTGGTCATGGGTGTCATCAAGGACCCCCTGGCCCTCAAGGCCCTCCAGGTCCTCCAGGCCCGGCGGGCCCAGCGGGCCCTCCAGGTCCTGAAGGTCCACAAGGTCCCCAGGGTAACACTGGTCCCGCAGGCCCCCAAGGTCCGCAAGGTGATACCGGTCCCGCAGGTCCCCAAGGTCCGCAGGGTCCGGCAGGTGCTGATGGTGCCGATGGCGCTACCGGTCCGGCAGGTCCACAAGGTCCGCAAGGTGACACTGGTCCAGCAGGTCCACAAGGTCCGGCAGGTGCTGATGGTGCCGATGGCGCTACCGGTCCGGCAGGCCCACAAGGTCCGCAAGGTGACACTGGTCCAGCAGGTCCACAAGGTCCGGCAGGTGCTGATGGTGCCGATGGCGCTACTGGTCCAGCAGGCCCAATAGGTCCCGCAGGTCCACAGGGTCCAGCAGGTGCTGATGGTGCCGATGGCGCTACCGGTCCGGCAGGTCCACAAGGTCCACAGGGTCCGGCAGGTGCTGATGGTGCCGATGGTGCTACCGGTCCGGCAGGTCCACAAGGTCCACAGGGTCCGGCAGGTGCTGATGGTGCCGATGGCGCTACTGGTCCGGCAGGCCCCCAAGGTCCGCAAGGTGACACTGGTCCAGCAGGTCCACAGGGTCCGGCAGGTGCTGATGGTGCCGATGGCGCTACTGGTCCAGCAGGCCCAATAGGTCCCGCAGGTCCACAGGGTCCAGCAGGCCCAATAGGTCCCGCAGGTCCACAGGGTCCAGCAGGTGCTGATGGTGCCGATGGCGCTACCGGTCCGGCAGGTCCACAAGGTCCTCAAGGTGACGCTGGTCCAGCAGGTCCAATAGGTCCAGCAGGTCCACAGGGTCCGGCAGGTGCTGATGGTGCCGATGGTGCTACCGGTCCGGCAGGTCCACAAGGTCCACAGGGTGACGCTGGTCCAGCAGGTCCAATAGGTCCCGCAGGTCCACAGGGTCCAGCAGGTGCTGATGGTGCCGATGGCGCTACCGGTCCGGCAGGTCCACAAGGTCCTCAAGGTGACGCTGGTCCAGCAGGTCCAATAGGTCCCGCAGGTCCAATAGGTCCCGCAGGTCCACAGGGTCCGGCAGGTGCTGATGGTGCTGATGGTGCCGATGGCGCTACCGGTCCGGCAGGTCCACAAGGTCCTCAAGGTGACGCTGGTCCAGCAGGTCCAATAGGTCCAGCAGGTCCACAGGGTCCAGCAGGTGCTGATGGTGCTGATGGTGCTGATGGTGCTACTGGTCCGGCAGGTCCACAAGGTCCACAGGGTCCTGAGGGTCAGGAAGGTGAACCTGGTCCTGAAGGTCCGGTAGGTCCGGTAGGTCCAGTTGGTCCTGCAGGCCCGGCAGGTCCGGAAGGTCCTCCTGGTCCTGGTCTTGACGGTATTCGCTGGACCAACATTCCTCCAACTGATTTCACTTCCGCTAATTTTGATGCAGTGCTCATCACGAGCCTGGCCAGCGCTTTTAGTGGTGAAGATGGAGGAGTGGAAGCTATTCTTGGACCGTTCAACATCCCGCATGGAGCTGTGATCAAAAGCTTCAAAGTGGATGTAACAAACACTACTCAAACCAGTGAGGTAATGGTTTACCGTTTGTGGCGGTTTGAGTTGGGAAGCGCAACACCTGCGACACCGCTGGCTGAAATTTCCAGCAATGCGACCGGAACTTTGAGTATTGCGGTTCCAGCAGGCGCGCCTGTGAACAATGAACGGTATGCCTATCAGGTTGAGGTCTTCCACCCGTCATCTGTTGCAGTTCCAGATGGTTCTATTCCGGTAGAAGATTTCGAGTTGCATCTGGCAGCAATAGCTTATGAATTTCCTCCACCGGCACCTCAGCCTTAG